From the genome of Bradyrhizobium elkanii USDA 76, one region includes:
- a CDS encoding YeeE/YedE family protein — MDPATIVIIAALIIGLIYGAVGLLSGFCMMSGLRGWWAEGDGRLARTYALAMGVAIAASQLLAAAGLVDLGKSIYLQPSFSAPVMFLGGLLFGYGMVLSNGCGSRALVLLGRGNLRSFVVVIVLGIFAEMTLKGLIAPVRIAMVQASQATVAASSVPALLASIGLGAVPARMVAASALSAVLIIFAFSHAPFRKSFGQIAAGLIVGLLVAGGWYATGYLGADDFNPVPVTSLTFIAPIADALQYVMLSTGSTLNFGIVTVFGVFAGSLVTALATGRFQLEGYRSPQHMLRSASGAALMGAGGVMAFGCSVGQGLTGLSTLSLSSLIAIAGIMLGTGAGLRGALRVRPLATA; from the coding sequence ATGGACCCCGCCACGATCGTCATCATCGCCGCCCTGATCATCGGCCTGATCTATGGCGCGGTCGGGCTGCTCAGCGGCTTCTGCATGATGAGCGGCCTGCGCGGCTGGTGGGCGGAGGGCGACGGCCGCCTGGCGCGCACCTATGCGCTGGCGATGGGCGTCGCGATCGCGGCCTCGCAGCTTTTGGCGGCGGCAGGCCTCGTCGATCTCGGCAAGTCGATCTATCTGCAGCCGTCCTTCTCGGCGCCGGTGATGTTCCTCGGCGGGCTGCTGTTCGGCTACGGCATGGTGCTGTCGAACGGCTGCGGCTCGCGGGCGCTGGTGCTGCTCGGGCGCGGCAATCTGCGCTCCTTCGTGGTCGTGATCGTGCTCGGCATTTTCGCCGAGATGACGCTGAAGGGCCTGATCGCCCCGGTGCGGATCGCGATGGTGCAGGCCTCGCAGGCCACGGTTGCCGCCAGTTCGGTGCCGGCGCTTCTGGCAAGCATCGGCCTCGGCGCGGTGCCGGCGCGAATGGTCGCGGCGTCAGCGCTATCAGCCGTCCTGATCATCTTCGCCTTCTCCCATGCGCCATTCCGGAAATCATTCGGACAGATCGCGGCCGGCCTGATCGTCGGCCTGCTGGTGGCGGGAGGCTGGTACGCGACCGGCTATCTCGGCGCCGATGATTTCAATCCGGTGCCGGTGACGTCGCTCACCTTCATCGCGCCGATCGCCGACGCCCTGCAATATGTGATGCTGTCGACCGGCTCGACGCTCAATTTCGGCATCGTCACCGTATTCGGCGTGTTCGCCGGCAGCCTGGTCACGGCGCTGGCCACCGGGCGCTTCCAGCTCGAAGGCTACCGCTCGCCGCAGCACATGCTGCGCTCGGCAAGCGGCGCCGCGCTGATGGGCGCAGGCGGTGTGATGGCGTTCGGCTGCTCGGTCGGGCAGGGCCTGACCGGACTGTCGACGCTGTCGCTGTCGTCGCTCATCGCGATCGCCGGCATCATGCTCGGCACCGGCGCCGGCCTGCGCGGCGCGCTGCGGGTCAGGCCGCTCGCAACGGCGTGA
- a CDS encoding quinone oxidoreductase family protein — translation MQSASKPDSHPVDARCVRLLTKAENAAAVAPVVETHALSRGDNDVLIEVKAAAVNPSDVKAATGLMPYAVFPRTSGRDYAGVVIDGPAEFIGREVFGSSGDLGIRRDGTHATHLAVERGAVVEKPAGISWDEAAGIGVPFVTAMEGLRRAGLPKAGETVLVMGVNGKVGQAAVQIASWHGARVIGVVRKSEPYEGHSNSPVEVIDASTSDVAARVRELTGGKGADIVYNTVGDPYFQAAHKSLALRGRQILIAAVDRIVQFNILEFYRGQHTYVGIDTLALSSVATGEVLRELAPGFAGGHLKPFPIKPSAIYPLEQAKAAFVAVAGSSRDRVILRP, via the coding sequence ATGCAATCCGCTTCCAAACCCGACAGTCATCCTGTCGACGCGCGCTGCGTCCGCCTGCTGACAAAGGCCGAGAACGCTGCGGCGGTGGCGCCGGTGGTCGAGACTCATGCACTTTCGCGCGGCGACAACGACGTCTTGATCGAGGTGAAGGCGGCGGCGGTCAATCCGTCCGACGTGAAAGCCGCGACCGGGCTGATGCCCTATGCCGTGTTCCCGCGCACCAGTGGTCGCGACTACGCCGGCGTCGTGATCGATGGTCCCGCTGAATTTATCGGGCGCGAGGTGTTCGGCTCGTCCGGTGACCTCGGCATCCGCCGCGACGGCACCCATGCCACGCACCTGGCGGTCGAGCGCGGTGCCGTGGTGGAGAAACCCGCCGGCATCTCCTGGGACGAAGCCGCCGGGATCGGCGTGCCCTTCGTCACCGCGATGGAAGGCCTGCGCCGCGCCGGCCTGCCGAAGGCGGGGGAGACCGTGCTGGTGATGGGCGTCAACGGCAAGGTCGGGCAGGCCGCGGTGCAGATCGCGAGCTGGCACGGCGCGCGCGTGATCGGCGTGGTGCGCAAGAGCGAGCCCTATGAGGGCCACAGCAATTCGCCGGTCGAGGTGATCGACGCCTCGACCTCCGACGTCGCCGCTCGCGTGCGCGAGCTGACCGGCGGCAAGGGCGCCGACATCGTCTACAACACGGTCGGCGATCCCTATTTCCAGGCCGCGCACAAGTCGCTGGCGCTGCGCGGCCGCCAGATCCTGATCGCGGCGGTCGACCGTATCGTGCAGTTCAACATCCTCGAATTCTACCGCGGCCAGCACACCTATGTCGGCATCGACACGCTTGCGTTGTCGTCGGTTGCGACCGGCGAGGTGTTGCGCGAGCTTGCGCCGGGCTTTGCCGGCGGACATCTGAAGCCATTCCCGATCAAGCCGAGCGCGATCTATCCGCTGGAACAGGCCAAGGCGGCGTTTGTTGCCGTGGCAGGCTCGTCGCGCGACCGCGTGATTTTGCGACCGTGA
- a CDS encoding GIY-YIG nuclease family protein: MAEGAFLYILRCADGSFYIGITRTALEIRIAQHNSGVLGGYTVTRRPVTLVFSQWFDRITDAIENERKLKKWSRAKKEAFVRGDFAALRHLAARRSPYPSTPPGGVD; encoded by the coding sequence ATGGCCGAAGGAGCGTTCCTCTATATTCTCCGGTGCGCGGATGGCAGCTTTTACATTGGAATAACGCGTACAGCATTGGAAATCAGAATTGCTCAGCATAACTCCGGCGTACTCGGTGGCTACACGGTGACACGCCGGCCCGTCACGCTGGTTTTCTCCCAATGGTTTGATCGCATCACGGATGCCATCGAGAACGAACGTAAGCTCAAGAAGTGGAGTCGCGCCAAAAAGGAGGCCTTTGTGCGAGGTGACTTCGCCGCGTTGCGACACCTCGCTGCGCGTCGATCGCCGTATCCCTCAACCCCGCCTGGTGGTGTAGACTGA
- the paaK gene encoding phenylacetate--CoA ligase PaaK: MATAKLKVKDSGYHAELDAAERASRDEIMALQTRRLAWSLKHAYDNVAHYRKAFDAAGVHPSDFRQLPDLAKFPFTVKTDLRDNYPFDMFAVPREQLVRVHASSGTTGKPIVVGYTRADIDTWADVMARSIRAAGGRTGMLMHNAYGYGLFTGGLGAHYGAERLGCTVIPISGGMTERQVQLINDFRPDIITVTPSYMLAILDEFKRQGLDPRKSSLKFGIFGAEPWTNAMRVEIEQAFDMDATDIYGLSEVIGPGVAQECVETKDGLHIWEDHFYPEVIDPLTGKVLPDGEKGELVFTSLTKEAFPIIRYRTRDLTRLLPGTARPGMRRMEKVTGRSDDMIILRGVNVFPTQIEEALLATDWCGGHFVIELTREGRMDEMTVLAEARPESWDGEGLVVHAEKVSAFIKNTIGISTRVRVVAPETLERSLGKAKRVYDKRPKQ, translated from the coding sequence ATGGCAACGGCAAAGCTCAAAGTCAAGGACAGCGGTTATCACGCCGAGCTCGATGCGGCCGAACGCGCCTCGCGCGACGAGATCATGGCGCTGCAGACCAGGCGGCTGGCCTGGTCGCTCAAGCATGCCTATGACAATGTCGCGCATTACAGGAAAGCGTTCGATGCCGCCGGCGTGCATCCGTCCGATTTCAGGCAGCTGCCCGATCTCGCCAAATTTCCGTTCACGGTGAAGACCGATCTGCGCGACAATTATCCTTTCGACATGTTCGCGGTGCCGCGCGAGCAATTGGTGCGGGTCCATGCGTCCTCCGGCACGACCGGCAAGCCGATCGTGGTCGGCTACACCAGGGCCGACATCGACACCTGGGCGGACGTGATGGCGCGCTCGATCCGCGCCGCCGGCGGCCGCACCGGCATGCTGATGCACAACGCCTATGGCTACGGCCTGTTCACCGGCGGCCTCGGCGCGCATTACGGCGCCGAGCGGCTTGGCTGCACGGTGATCCCGATCTCGGGCGGCATGACCGAGCGGCAGGTGCAGCTCATCAACGACTTCCGGCCCGACATCATCACAGTGACGCCGAGCTACATGCTGGCGATCCTCGACGAGTTCAAGCGGCAGGGCCTCGATCCGCGCAAATCGTCGCTGAAGTTCGGCATCTTCGGCGCCGAGCCCTGGACCAACGCGATGCGCGTCGAGATCGAGCAGGCGTTCGACATGGACGCCACCGACATCTATGGCTTGTCGGAGGTGATCGGTCCCGGCGTCGCGCAGGAATGCGTAGAGACCAAGGACGGCCTGCACATCTGGGAGGACCACTTCTATCCGGAGGTGATCGATCCCCTGACCGGCAAGGTGCTGCCCGACGGCGAGAAGGGCGAGCTGGTGTTCACCTCGCTGACCAAGGAAGCCTTTCCGATCATCCGCTACCGCACCCGCGACCTGACGCGGCTGCTGCCCGGCACGGCGCGGCCCGGCATGCGGCGGATGGAGAAGGTGACCGGCCGCTCCGACGACATGATCATCCTGCGCGGCGTCAACGTGTTCCCGACCCAGATCGAGGAAGCGCTGCTGGCGACCGATTGGTGCGGCGGCCACTTTGTCATCGAGCTGACCCGCGAAGGCCGCATGGACGAGATGACGGTGCTCGCCGAGGCCCGGCCCGAGAGCTGGGACGGCGAAGGGCTGGTTGTTCACGCCGAGAAGGTCTCCGCCTTCATCAAGAACACGATCGGCATCTCGACCCGCGTCCGCGTCGTTGCGCCCGAGACGCTGGAGCGTTCGCTCGGCAAGGCGAAACGTGTTTACGACAAGCGGCCGAAGCAATAG
- the paaI gene encoding hydroxyphenylacetyl-CoA thioesterase PaaI — MNVKATLSPEDVARACADAMWKEDDASKGLGMELVEIRPGQAVMAMTVQPHMVNGQRICHGGYIFTLADSAFAFACNSRNDRAVAAQGNVTFIRPGKLGDRLVATAREISRSGRSGIYDVSVTSGDSVIAEFRGHSRVIPGTWLPDTDIKA; from the coding sequence GTGAACGTGAAGGCCACGCTATCGCCCGAGGATGTCGCCCGCGCTTGCGCCGACGCGATGTGGAAGGAAGACGACGCCAGCAAGGGCCTCGGCATGGAGCTCGTCGAGATCAGGCCGGGGCAGGCGGTGATGGCGATGACGGTGCAGCCGCACATGGTCAACGGCCAGCGCATCTGTCATGGCGGCTACATCTTCACGCTGGCCGATTCAGCCTTCGCCTTTGCCTGCAACAGCCGCAACGATCGCGCGGTGGCGGCGCAGGGCAACGTCACTTTCATCCGTCCCGGCAAGCTCGGGGATCGTCTGGTAGCGACCGCGCGCGAGATCTCGCGCAGCGGCCGCTCGGGAATCTACGACGTGAGCGTGACCTCCGGCGACAGCGTGATCGCCGAATTCCGCGGGCATTCGCGCGTGATACCGGGCACCTGGCTGCCCGACACGGACATTAAGGCATAA
- the paaE gene encoding 1,2-phenylacetyl-CoA epoxidase subunit PaaE has product MSTPRFHRLSVSDLRREASDAISMTFAIPDDLQGDYRFTPGQYLTLRTMMDGEEVRRSYSICSGPDDGELRIAVKKVDGGAFSNWAAEELKAGDELDVMTPTGRFGVAHAPGEARTYVGFAAGSGITPILSIIKGVLAREPESRFFLFYGNRSTEGVMFREALEELKDRFMQRLSVFHVISGEEQDIPILHGRLDGEKVRVLLRSLVPAETVDHVFVCGPAAMSETIEATCREIGIADERIHVERFVSEFGGKPRPKVVVPAGAPPKAIAGLIIDGKRREVPVADGESILDAALRAGMDLPFACKGGMCSTCRAKLVEGEAPMDLNYSLEPWELKAGFILTCQAKPCSEKVVVDYDHV; this is encoded by the coding sequence ATGTCGACACCCCGATTCCACCGCCTGTCCGTCAGCGATCTGCGCCGCGAGGCGTCGGACGCGATCTCCATGACCTTTGCGATTCCCGATGATCTGCAAGGCGATTACCGCTTCACGCCCGGCCAGTATCTGACGCTGCGCACCATGATGGACGGCGAGGAGGTTCGCCGTTCCTATTCGATCTGCTCCGGTCCCGACGACGGCGAGCTGCGCATCGCGGTGAAGAAGGTCGACGGCGGCGCATTCTCGAACTGGGCCGCCGAGGAATTGAAGGCCGGCGACGAGCTCGACGTGATGACGCCGACCGGGCGTTTCGGCGTCGCCCACGCGCCGGGCGAGGCGCGGACCTATGTCGGCTTCGCCGCCGGCAGCGGCATCACGCCGATCCTCTCGATCATCAAGGGCGTGCTGGCGCGCGAGCCGGAGAGCCGCTTCTTCCTGTTCTACGGCAACCGCTCGACCGAGGGCGTCATGTTCCGCGAGGCGCTGGAGGAGCTGAAGGACCGCTTCATGCAGCGGCTCTCGGTGTTCCACGTCATCTCGGGCGAGGAGCAGGACATTCCGATCCTGCACGGCCGGCTCGACGGCGAGAAGGTGCGGGTGCTGCTGCGCTCGCTGGTGCCGGCTGAAACCGTCGATCACGTCTTCGTCTGCGGCCCGGCCGCGATGAGCGAGACCATCGAGGCGACCTGCCGCGAGATCGGCATCGCCGACGAGCGTATCCATGTCGAACGCTTCGTCTCGGAGTTCGGCGGCAAGCCGCGGCCGAAGGTCGTCGTTCCCGCCGGCGCGCCGCCGAAGGCGATCGCCGGGCTGATCATCGACGGCAAGCGCCGCGAGGTCCCGGTGGCCGACGGCGAGTCGATCCTCGACGCCGCGCTGCGCGCCGGCATGGACCTGCCGTTCGCCTGCAAGGGCGGCATGTGCTCGACCTGCCGCGCCAAGCTGGTCGAAGGCGAGGCGCCGATGGATCTGAACTATTCGCTGGAGCCGTGGGAGCTGAAGGCGGGGTTCATCCTCACCTGTCAGGCCAAGCCGTGCTCTGAGAAGGTCGTGGTCGATTACGACCACGTCTAA
- the paaD gene encoding 1,2-phenylacetyl-CoA epoxidase subunit PaaD, with the protein MVTVALSDADLRRRAWRAAAQVVDPEIPVLTIADLGVLRDVAVHDGHVEVAITPTYSGCPAMNMIALEIELALEREGIHQPKVRTVLSPAWTTDWMSEDGRRKLKEYGIAPPLPGSSRRALFGEQQVACPQCGSGDTELLSEFGSTSCKALWRCKSCREPFDYFKCH; encoded by the coding sequence ATGGTGACCGTTGCGCTCAGCGATGCCGATCTGCGCCGGCGCGCCTGGCGCGCGGCCGCACAGGTGGTCGATCCCGAGATCCCGGTGCTGACCATCGCCGATCTCGGAGTGCTGCGCGATGTCGCGGTCCACGACGGGCATGTCGAGGTCGCGATCACGCCGACCTATTCCGGCTGTCCCGCCATGAACATGATCGCGCTCGAGATCGAGCTCGCGCTGGAGCGCGAAGGCATTCATCAGCCGAAGGTCCGCACCGTGCTGTCGCCGGCCTGGACCACCGACTGGATGAGCGAGGACGGTCGCCGCAAGCTCAAGGAATACGGCATCGCGCCGCCGCTGCCGGGTTCCTCGCGCCGCGCGCTGTTCGGCGAGCAGCAGGTCGCGTGCCCGCAATGCGGCTCAGGCGACACCGAACTGCTCTCCGAATTCGGCTCGACCTCCTGCAAGGCGCTGTGGCGTTGCAAGAGCTGCCGTGAACCCTTCGACTACTTCAAGTGTCATTGA
- the paaC gene encoding 1,2-phenylacetyl-CoA epoxidase subunit PaaC, with the protein MATANIEVSETPLVLYALRRADDALILGHRLSEWCGHAPALEEDMALANMGLDLLGQARELYSYAAKVEGRGNDEDKFAYLRDVRQYRNLLLVEQPNGDFARTMVRQFFYAAFADLCWRAMMASSDPTLAAIAAKSEKESAYHVRHSSEWIVRLGDGTEESHRRAQGAIDDLWAYTGEMFAVDDGERGLIDAGIAIDPAALQPRWLKTVTGIINEATLALPKSDWMQQGGRSGSHSEHLGHLLSELQSMQRTFPGATW; encoded by the coding sequence ATGGCAACCGCCAACATCGAAGTCTCCGAAACCCCGCTGGTGCTCTATGCGCTGCGCCGCGCCGACGATGCGCTGATCCTCGGCCATCGGCTGTCCGAATGGTGCGGCCATGCGCCCGCCCTGGAAGAGGACATGGCGCTCGCCAATATGGGCCTCGACCTGCTCGGCCAGGCCCGCGAGCTCTACAGCTACGCGGCCAAGGTCGAAGGCCGAGGCAACGACGAGGACAAGTTCGCCTATTTGCGCGACGTCAGGCAGTACCGCAATCTGCTGCTGGTCGAGCAGCCGAACGGCGACTTTGCCCGCACCATGGTGCGGCAGTTCTTCTATGCGGCATTCGCCGATCTCTGCTGGCGCGCGATGATGGCCTCGTCCGATCCGACGCTGGCCGCGATCGCGGCGAAGTCGGAGAAGGAGAGCGCCTATCATGTCAGGCATTCGTCGGAATGGATCGTCCGGCTCGGCGACGGCACCGAGGAGAGCCATCGCCGCGCGCAGGGCGCGATCGACGATCTCTGGGCCTATACCGGCGAGATGTTCGCGGTCGACGACGGCGAGCGCGGCCTGATCGACGCCGGCATTGCGATCGACCCGGCGGCGCTGCAGCCGCGCTGGCTGAAGACGGTCACCGGCATCATCAACGAGGCGACGCTGGCGCTGCCGAAGAGCGATTGGATGCAGCAGGGCGGCCGCAGCGGCAGCCACAGCGAGCATCTCGGCCATCTCCTCAGCGAGCTGCAATCGATGCAGCGGACCTTTCCGGGGGCCACATGGTGA
- the paaB gene encoding 1,2-phenylacetyl-CoA epoxidase subunit PaaB, with the protein MATPNVPLWEVFIRSRNGLAHKHVGSLHAADATLALQAARDIYTRRGEGLSIWVVPSNAITASDPSEKGMMFEPAESKIYRHPTFYDVPDEVGHM; encoded by the coding sequence ATGGCCACGCCGAACGTTCCGCTCTGGGAAGTCTTCATCCGCAGCCGCAATGGCCTCGCGCACAAGCATGTCGGCTCGCTGCATGCGGCGGACGCGACGCTCGCCCTGCAGGCCGCGCGCGACATCTACACCCGCCGCGGCGAGGGATTGTCGATCTGGGTGGTGCCCTCGAACGCGATCACCGCGTCCGATCCGTCCGAGAAGGGCATGATGTTCGAGCCGGCGGAGTCCAAGATCTACCGCCACCCGACCTTCTACGACGTCCCCGACGAAGTCGGGCATATGTGA
- the paaA gene encoding 1,2-phenylacetyl-CoA epoxidase subunit PaaA, with protein MYTQALNSSDGDDRGVEDVARASQFQARIDADERIEPNDWMPAAYRKTLTRQISQHAHSEIVGMLPEGNWITRAPSLRRKAALLAKVQDECGHGLYLYAAAETLGTSREELVDAMLSGKAKYSSIFNYPTLTWADIGTIGWLVDGAAIMNQIPLCRCSYGPYARAMIRVCKEESFHQRQGFEIMVTLCRGTAEQKAMAQNALDRWWWPVLMMFGPPDQVSQHSDTSTKWKIKRFSNDELRQKFIDATVPQAEFLGLTIPDPGMKRNANGDWEHSPIDWDEFKQVLAGNGPCNRDRLAARRKAHEEGAWVREAAMAYAEKRKRRQLAQAAE; from the coding sequence ATGTACACGCAGGCGCTCAACTCATCCGACGGCGACGATCGCGGCGTCGAGGACGTTGCCCGTGCCAGTCAGTTCCAGGCCCGCATCGATGCCGACGAGCGCATCGAGCCGAACGACTGGATGCCCGCCGCCTATCGCAAGACGCTGACCCGGCAGATTTCCCAGCACGCCCATTCCGAAATCGTCGGCATGCTCCCCGAGGGCAACTGGATCACCCGCGCGCCGTCGCTGCGCCGCAAGGCTGCGCTGCTCGCCAAGGTGCAGGACGAATGCGGCCACGGCCTCTATCTTTACGCCGCCGCCGAGACGCTCGGCACCTCGCGCGAAGAGCTGGTCGACGCGATGCTGTCGGGCAAGGCGAAATATTCCTCGATCTTCAATTACCCGACCCTGACCTGGGCCGACATCGGCACCATCGGCTGGCTGGTCGACGGCGCGGCGATCATGAACCAGATCCCGCTGTGCCGTTGTTCCTACGGCCCCTATGCGCGCGCGATGATCCGCGTCTGCAAGGAAGAGTCGTTCCACCAGCGCCAGGGCTTTGAGATCATGGTGACGCTGTGCCGCGGCACCGCGGAGCAGAAGGCGATGGCGCAGAACGCGCTCGATCGCTGGTGGTGGCCGGTGCTGATGATGTTCGGTCCGCCGGACCAGGTCAGCCAGCACAGCGACACCTCGACCAAATGGAAGATCAAGCGCTTCTCCAATGACGAGCTGCGCCAGAAATTCATCGACGCCACCGTGCCGCAGGCCGAATTCCTCGGCCTGACGATCCCCGATCCCGGCATGAAGCGGAACGCGAACGGCGATTGGGAACACAGCCCGATCGATTGGGACGAGTTCAAGCAGGTGCTGGCCGGCAACGGCCCCTGCAACCGCGATCGTCTCGCCGCGCGCCGCAAGGCGCATGAGGAGGGCGCCTGGGTGCGCGAGGCTGCAATGGCCTATGCCGAGAAGCGCAAGCGCCGCCAGCTCGCGCAAGCCGCAGAATAA
- the paaX gene encoding phenylacetic acid degradation operon negative regulatory protein PaaX — MPQPLARIVDQLKREPSRTGSIVITVFGDSIVPRGGSVWLGTLLEFFKSLDIDGNVVRTAMSRLAADGWLERSKVGRNSFYRLNARGRQTFDTATRHIYDPPPSDWTGRFELLLIGNAEDRDAAREALKNAGFGSPLPGVWVAPSGVPIPDEASRAIRLEVSAEDDSGRRLLSESWPLDRTADAYLKFMKTFEPLHGAIVRGEQLSDADAFTARILLIHHYRRVVLRDPLLPAPLLPKDWPGRAARKLCGEIYRGLLSPSEQWLDDHATNEDGPLPKPNGAVARRFEGI, encoded by the coding sequence ATGCCACAGCCGCTTGCCCGCATCGTCGATCAGCTGAAGCGCGAGCCGTCACGCACCGGCTCGATCGTCATCACCGTATTCGGCGATTCCATCGTGCCGCGCGGCGGCTCGGTGTGGCTCGGCACGCTGCTCGAATTCTTCAAGTCCCTCGACATCGACGGCAATGTGGTGCGCACCGCGATGTCGCGGCTCGCCGCCGACGGCTGGCTCGAGCGCAGCAAGGTCGGCCGCAACAGCTTCTATCGGCTGAACGCCAGGGGCCGGCAGACCTTCGACACTGCAACGCGGCACATCTACGATCCGCCGCCCTCGGACTGGACCGGCCGCTTCGAGCTGCTGCTGATCGGCAATGCCGAGGACCGCGACGCCGCGCGCGAGGCATTGAAGAATGCCGGCTTCGGCAGCCCGCTGCCCGGCGTGTGGGTCGCGCCGTCGGGCGTGCCGATCCCTGATGAGGCGTCGCGCGCGATCCGTCTCGAAGTCTCCGCGGAGGATGACAGCGGACGCCGGTTGCTCAGCGAGAGCTGGCCGCTCGATCGCACCGCGGACGCCTATCTGAAGTTCATGAAGACGTTCGAGCCGCTGCACGGCGCAATCGTCCGCGGCGAGCAGCTGAGCGACGCCGACGCCTTCACCGCGCGCATTCTCTTGATCCACCATTACCGCCGCGTCGTGCTGCGCGATCCGCTGCTGCCGGCGCCTCTGCTTCCGAAGGATTGGCCGGGCAGGGCGGCGCGGAAACTCTGCGGCGAGATCTATCGCGGGCTGCTTTCGCCGTCGGAACAATGGCTTGACGACCACGCAACCAACGAGGACGGGCCGCTGCCGAAGCCCAATGGGGCGGTGGCGCGCCGTTTCGAAGGTATCTGA
- a CDS encoding esterase/lipase family protein: MSVAAQTLRPPSRTLMFLEGRAIHELGAFLGALPLLSLAPRGDGHPVLVLPGLIASDMSTRPLRDFLRSKGYAVSGWRQGRNLGLRAGVQDGMVELLQEMNETTGRKVSVVGWSLGGLYARQLAKMMPERVRQVITLGSPFAAGPKSTNAWRVYEMASGRRADEEDSRFGGSLASAPPVPTTAIFSRTDGVCAWQGCREQSSSMTDSIEVESSHCGMGHHPAVVYAVADRLAQKEGEWAPFDRSGWRSIVYPDPNR, translated from the coding sequence ATGTCCGTTGCTGCGCAGACGCTACGCCCGCCGTCCAGGACACTGATGTTTCTGGAAGGCCGCGCCATTCATGAGCTCGGCGCCTTTCTTGGTGCATTGCCGCTGCTCAGCCTCGCGCCGCGCGGCGATGGGCATCCGGTGCTGGTGCTGCCGGGGCTGATTGCCTCCGACATGTCGACCCGGCCGCTGCGCGACTTTCTCAGGAGCAAGGGCTATGCCGTCAGCGGCTGGCGCCAGGGCCGCAATCTCGGGCTTCGCGCCGGCGTGCAGGACGGGATGGTCGAGCTGCTGCAGGAGATGAATGAAACCACCGGCCGCAAGGTCTCGGTGGTCGGCTGGAGCCTCGGCGGCCTCTACGCGCGCCAGCTCGCCAAGATGATGCCGGAGCGCGTGCGCCAGGTGATCACGCTCGGCAGCCCGTTTGCCGCCGGCCCGAAGTCGACCAACGCCTGGCGTGTTTATGAGATGGCCAGCGGCCGCCGCGCCGACGAGGAGGATTCCCGTTTCGGCGGCTCGCTCGCCAGCGCGCCGCCGGTGCCGACCACCGCGATCTTCAGCCGCACCGACGGCGTCTGCGCCTGGCAAGGCTGCCGCGAGCAGTCCTCGTCGATGACCGACAGCATCGAGGTCGAGAGCAGCCATTGCGGCATGGGTCATCACCCGGCCGTGGTCTACGCGGTCGCCGATCGCCTCGCGCAGAAGGAAGGCGAGTGGGCGCCGTTCGATCGCAGCGGCTGGCGCAGCATCGTTTATCCGGATCCCAACCGGTAA